The region CAACAGAGAAGATAGAGATGTCTTAGAACAAGTAGAAAAGCCAAAATAGGTCTGTTGTGGGACTTGAGACCTTAGTGaccctcttctctgctttgctTACTCTTGTACCTGATGGCCAATGAATGTTAGGTGCTGTCCTGTCTCCATCCAATCAAGCTCTGCAACAGGTTGCAAGGCCAAGTGTGATACCTGCTGTGAGCTGGAGGCTACATGGCTGAAAGACAGGGGAGCCAGGCTGGCAGATGAGGTGGTCCTTGAGCACTGAGGATGGCAGAGATCAGATTGGTTCCCATTTCCCGCCATTCAACTCCAGAGGTTCCCTGAGGACTTACCCATTGGTCGCTTTCCAACTTTCAGGTGCTGAAGAACCCTCTTCTGGATCTGACTCTGCCTGAGGCTGAGTTTGAttcaggaaaaataaatgtgtctAAAGTGCTTAAGAGCCTGCCTGGGCCATGCCCCCACACTCCAGACTCCGGTATCTTATGGAAGGTACTGCCCGTTTTGCCAACCCCCAGCCCCGCCCACATTTCTTGGCCTGCCCCCAGTGGACATGGCAGTGTGAACGTTCTCTAAGAAGAGCTGACTTGAAGTGCTGGATGGGGGAAGCCAGGCATCAGTGGATTTGGATACTGCTCTGGGTCCTCCGAGGGAAACCAACCTCTAAGACAGATCGGACCACTTCCTGCCGACTCTGCTCTACCTCACGGATCTGAGCTGCCATCTGTGGGAGAGAGAAAATGCTTAGATGGGCTCAGGATTATGGGGCAAGGTCTTTCAGAGGCCTTTCCTCCTACCTCTTTAATCACCtcatcctccttttcctcatAGGAATCCAAGCCCTTCACCATGGACTTCTTAAACCTAAAAAGATGGGAattataaaaatactgaaaagagATGAATCTGCTTAAAACTCCGGCCCTACCAGTTACAAAGAACACATTAGTAGATAGTTTATAATTctgaggtgggagagagagacagtctCATTGTATAGTAGGCCAGCATAGAATTCTCATCTCAGCCAGAATGCTGAGAATACAGGAGTGAGTCACCATGCTCAGCACAGAAAATTTTGAGAATTTTCAACTCAAAAAACAACTGGTAAAGTGAGCACCTTGTCTCTCACCTGGGGACACGTAACACTATCAGACAGTTCCattattcttcatttattttcttcttacagttttttttataGGTatcttgcctgcctgcatgtctgtctacCACATGCATTTTTAGTTTCCTGGTGGTGAGGGTGTTGatcacttggagctggagttatgggtgacTGTGAGCTGCACAATTagtgggtactggaaactgaactcaagtcttctgtaAGAGTAGCAAGTTCTCGTAACCCTGGAGCTCATCTCTAgcccctgtagaccaggctgtcctcaaactcaccgGAGTCAATTtgccgggattaaaggctgtgccaccatgccaggctcacGACAGCAGTTTCTGACAGGAATATTACACTGCTGGTGAAGTGCCAACACACACCCTGTTAGcaatgccactttttttttttttttttttgagacaggtttctttgtgtaacaaagccctggctgtcctggaactcactttgtagaccaggctggcctgcttACTGCTGCATGCcaagcactgggatcaaaggtgtgcgccaccatgcctggcttaccAATGCTACTCTTGACCACTTCACCTTTATACCTAAAGAAATTATAGGATATTTTCCTACTTAAATCCTTCCATTCATTCCTTACGTGTATATTCCTTCTGCCAGCAacatatttgtattcattttatactACAACACTTaaaaagtagggctggagagagagagctcagtggttaagagcactggctgctcttctagagaactcaggattgagtcccagcacccacactgtgtctcATGGAgactataactctagttccaggggatctaatgtcttCTAGTTTTAGAGGGCATCAGACACACAAATGGTAtggacacatatacatgtaataaaaacccatacacataaaatcattaattaaaaaaaaagtacatccTCCTCTTCCAgtggactcaagttcagttcccaacatccagGTTGGACAGCTGACAACAAGCTGGAACTCCAGAAGGATCTGATGCTTCTGGCCATCTTGTGGTGTACATACGTGTATGTACTCAGAAGTACATACCcaacacagacatggacacacacataaatacacaagaTAACCAAtcttaggggggaaaaaaatacCACTATTGgcttggagagaaggctcagaaaTTAAAACCACACACTGTTCTTGCATAccacccaagttcagttcccaacccATATGTGGGGCtggtcacaactgcctgtaactccagctccaggaaactATCACCTCTGGTCTCCGAGGACACCTGAATTCATACCGCCAATGCCccacttattaaaaataaaaaataagagctggagagatggctcagaggttaaaagcacttgagATATTTTTGGAGAGgacctggttttggttttgagcacccaaatggtggctcacaactgtgtaactccagatccagggcatgtgacatcctcttctggcctctgcaggcactacaTGCTCATGGCATACATACATTcaattcaggcaaaacattcctacatataaagttttaaataatacCACTACTGAGGATGATCTTGAGATTGAGGCTAGCATGAATTAtataaagagatcctgtctcaaaacaaagctaGGCAATCCTGTAATCCTGTCTTGGTTCAGGGAATTTGTATGCTCTTTTAcaccttgcttttttctttctttcttttttttttttacttagaagGGTGAGTCAAATGCAGTGGTAcatgactttagtcccagcactcaggaggctgaggcaagcagatctctgtgagttcaaggccagcctgatctacatcaAAAACCAGGACTAGAGAGACTGGGCctcataaaaacagaacaaaacaaaacaaaaaaaacaacccacaaacaAATGGTAATTCATTACCCTTAATAGTAagtttttatatttcattcaCTAATCAAAAATCATATgaaggaggctggagaaatagctcagaggttaagagcactagctgctcttcaaAAACCTAGGTTTAAGCACCCATATGGCAACTCAGGACATTCTGTAACTCCGGTTCTggggaatcagatgccctcttttggcttctgaggctagcaatcctcttgtctcagccttctAAACAACTGAGAGTAGAGGCCTAAGGCACCATGACCCAGCCATCACTTCTTGAGTGTTCTGTGTTCGATATCGAAGTTGGAGGGTCGACTAATAAAAAGTGCCATGAAAATACTACATAGCAGTAGATAGTAATGAAATCCCTGCTGGACTTTGCaatacttttacttatttttggtaATTTGAAACACAGTGTGGGCTGGCCTGGACCTTGACCTGATTCAGCTGGGTACTGGAACTATAAATGGTCACCAACACACTTAAATTGAATTTCCCCAATTAGttcttgttttgagataaggttctGCAGCCCCAGCTGGCTTTGGCCTCTCAAGGATCTACTTTCAGCCTCcctagtcctgggattacaggtgtgagccatcacactCCCAAAGAACGTCCCAACTTAAAGAAGCTCTTATGCCTGACAAAGACCTGGATAGCTCACTTGCTAACTCATCTTTTATAACAGGTGACTTACCGTGCATAATCCTGGGAGGAGATCAGAAACTTCTCTTTCATCTGGGCATTGGCCTTGTTCTCCCACCAGAATTTGTTGGTGGCTTTCTTGTGCTCTGGGCTGAGAATGGAGAGGAAGAGTAAACGTAGCTAGTCATTAAGATAGTACAACAGTCCTAAGTATCAGAGCCTTAGGTAAGTAGCGCAGATTGGCCACTGGGTTGCTTCTCTGGACAAGACAGAGAGGGGAGTATTATTTATTACCGACTTCTTCAAGACCTCTATCTTGGGACTCCTTTCTTCCAATAAagtgtgtggtggtgggaggAGGGCAAGCTGGCTTTTCTACAAGATCACCTAACACCCTCTAAGCTCCATGGTTGGCCAGGTAATTCAGTCCATAACCCAATTAAGTCACAACGTCGACCTTCCGTTCCCCAATTCCAACTTCCCATCCCACACGCGTGCACAACTCTCTGTGTGTACGGGGGAGGTGGGTGTTCCCCAGTTGTCACCTAGCCAGATGTTCCAGCAGACCCCCGTGTAGCACTGTCAGGTTTCCATGGCTCAGGTGTTTTCGCACTTCGCAGCCACAGCACGGGCACCAACAGCAGCGATCGTGCTCGGGGACATAGCGCTCCACCTGGGCGGCGCGGATGGCCCTGCGGGCGGCCTCCACCTGAGGGACAGAAGCCAGCTAGAACCCTGAAACCACCGCTCACATTCCTAGCCTCCGTCCCCAGCCCCGGGTCCGCACCTGCGGTAGAAGCCGCTCCAGAGCCACCTTCAACTGCCGCTGGTGCTTGTGGCTGTAGACGTGCCCGCGACCACAGAAGAAAGTTTGCCGACACAGAGGACATCGCTGCGGTGGCGCCATAGACCCAGGACCGGCGAACACTGCCACTAGCAGCAGCTCGTCACCACCCACTGACCTCTGACCCTTCCGGGCCGGACGGGGCGGGGCGAACCGGGGAGCTCCCGGTTCCCCTAGAGGCAGTAGGCGCTATTGCAATCTGTTCTGCGGCTGCGCGGTCTATTCACgccctccccaaccccacctcccACGCACCCGCAGGAAACCCGCAGCCTGTGAAAGAACGAGACCGGTCCACGACAGTTAGGACTTCAGACTGCATACTTTTAGGCGTTGACAAAGACCCAACTTAGCCTAACAGATCAGAACTGGTCATTTCAGGGCTCACACTGTGTCCCCGAGCTTTGTGTTAATGACCTCACAGCATCCTTGCATCTCGTTGCTTTGTGGTGCGGCATTATTTGCATTTTACACATGGGAAAGAATCTACTCTGAAGAAATGAGGATCTCTGACGAAAGCTGCAGAGGTGTGTTAAGCAGGGTAGTCAGCCCCTCCAGCTTCCCCCGAGACCTCCAGGGAAGCACTTGATCTAAGTCACTGTGCTATTCTTAATCTTCAAAGGTGCCCTGCACAAGAATATTCTATGTAAGTCACTTCTCCCTGAATTGGCTGGGAAATCTAATTCTGAAAATTTACGGTGAATCGTGCTCTATCGCCATTAAAAGACTAGAATATGTTATACGCCATCCAGGTCAAACCAGATATGTGTTTCCTCATTTGCTCCAAAGCTGCTCAAAGCAGTCTGCTCCCAAGGTCTATGCAATTTAGCTTATTAATTTGATAGTACTTTCCTGCCAGTCTCCTCCACCAAATGTTCAATGTCCCACCCGAACTTGGCTTGTATGAAACAGAACCCAACATCTTCCACGGCCTCTCAAGATGCAGGTGGCCAAGCCCCACCCgataacgggggggggggggggggggcaataaaTTCCTAGATTACCGCAAAATCCTACCAATCCCTGAATTTGCCCCAAAATCAGGCCACAGAATCCCACCAATCACTGAGCTTGCCCGTAGATCAGGTCACAGAATCCCACCAATCCAGGAGTGTGCCTAAGATCACACCATAAAATCCCGCCAATCCGAAACTACCCTGGAAAGCACCCTTCCCCTCAACCCTATATAAAAACCTGCCGCTGCTCATCTCTTCGCTGCTGCTTTCCTGGGGAGAGGTGATTGATGTCTTGTATGTTTCCCTATATATAATTCTCCTGTGTGAGGTGTGGTTTTGTGGTATTCCTAGACTCCCAACTGCCAGGATACCTTTcagttctgagaattgaacttggatctttTGCAACAGCCGCaggtgctcttcaccactgaaccatctgtccACCATCAGTGtgctctctctcattctctcacgttttctctgtttctctccctccccctttacCTGGGAGGTAAAAGATTTTGCACCTGGGCTAGCCTCTTATCTCACAgtgaccctcctgcttcagtctttgaGTGCTGGAGTTCTAAAATGTAAGCCATAAAAGGGAATTTTTGAAATAGGctgaaactaataataataacagggccctttccctaacctaaatagttaaaagtgcctggcagcaggtttgggcccatttaattagttacagaggagggggagttacaggacaaaggcctgttaagaacatcccagaaactggctggccaagggaagaactacaccctgcccccatggtacggcctgctagtgttcaaaaaaggtaaaacaaccaatcctgtgcgcccaggcgaaagttcgctttttccccaccccgcccatatataagcgctagacccctgagccacggggtcagtccctctatcccctatgtgagatatggggatatgggctggcccagagctctgatttaataaaccacctcatgtgctttacagcaagacggtctctcgtgtgtcctttgggtgcgtgctatcctgtgacttaagtggacccctttctggggagtcctggacctttcagccactgtgctcagctttttaatttctaatttttattttatgtgtatgtgtcctaCATGAAAGcctagtgcccttggaggccacaagagggcatcaagtctcctggaactggaattacttaCAGTCTTGAGTGATAGGTTTTCTCCACTGAAGAAATAAGccaaattaaaagtagaaaggCAGGCTTACTTGGGAATGGGCCTCTTGACGACTTCACCAGTCTCAGGTAAAAACTGGAAGAAGTTGCAGTCAGATTATGGTGTGGGAGCCGCTtatagatgggggtggggagtaggttAGGGTAGGGAGTGTTCAGGGGGATTTGGACACCTGTCAGGAATGCTGGACTGGGCCTttttggtgtttttcctgctcAGAGTTTTTTCTGAGTAGGTGGggttggagggagagaggagaaatggaatTTGCTGAACCATGTGGGGAAGGGGGTCAAGCTGAGGACTTCAACCAAACAGTGAGCCATCCAAGTGGACGCTAGGAATCGAACCCAtgttctgtggaagagcagtcagtagtactcttaaccactgagccatttctccagctgccagccttttttcttttgagactggaCAGGAGCATAAGCCACTGCTCTAGTTAGCCCTGGCATGGTAAGACAGACAACCCATGCTCTAAGTAAGGTGAATGAGAAAGTTCTCTGTCTTAGAGGCATTCATTACCTTTTCGACTTACTGTCAGGGAATGAATCACTTTATCTGGATGTGGGGGAATGGTTTTGTGCACGTCGTATGCAGATGCTCATTTCTATGCCCAGACATCTCCTGGCAGATGGAGTACAACAAGGCCAAGCTTCTCTGGTTTCAGTGTTacataaaaattgttttccatcatcTCTGACTGGGTGGGAAAGGACAGAGGAGGTGGGACATCTGAGCCTAGTGGAGAAtcccaaagagagagagagggagagagagaaaggaaggtatGGAGAGACCATGTGGAGGAACCAAGAAGATTGGCCATGAAGTCACCATGAAAGAACAGCCATGAGGACACACCCACGTGGAGCAGAGCAGGTCGGGTAAGACTCAGATTGAAGGTAAAGAAACATATGGCTGGGAAACAGGCAGCCTTATTAGAGAGTTAGGATAACCTGTCTAGCATAGTACCAGCAACTGGTTAATACCAGGTCTCTGTGTTATTTACTTAGGAGCTGAAAATGGACTAGAGCAGCTGTGGGAATGCCCTGCAGCTATTGGGGGGGGGGCGTGtagaaaaaaacccaagaatTACATTTACATCTGGACATAGctcatgcacacctgtaatccatgttttcccaccccacctcccctctTCACCTCCCTAGCCTGTACCTAGGCTTCCCTAGGCTTCCTTGGAATATAAGCTGATCCCACTGAGCAGGGTTAGGTTAGAGTACTTGTGGAGATAAATCAACTGTTTTCCAGTCCTGGAAAACACTCAGAGCTAGCATTTCCTCCTGTGAGAAAccttctccagctcctgcagccaGAGCCAATTGCTGCTCTCTGTTTGCTTCCCAGGCATATATGGCATCGGCTTGCTACAGAAGTGACTCTCGATAGCCAACAGTGAGGTCTTATAATCTAGCAGACCCCATGGTAGGCTCTGTGTTGTTCTCCCTGGTTGCCAGGAGCACTGAAAGGGAGCCCCTGGGGGATAGTGGCCTTATGTTCTGTCCTGCTTAGCTTAGTGGCTCTCTACCTCCTCAGCCTTAGGCCCTGGGCTAGAGTAAACACTTCAGTTCTCTGAAATGAATCTTCCTGACAGAAAAACCTACCACACTTGTAACCTTTAAAAGCTTATtataagctgggcggtggtggcgcatgcctttaatcccagcacttgggaggcagaggcaggcagatttctgagtttgaggccagcctggtctacagagtgagttccaggacaaccagggctacacagagaaaccctgtctctgtctcaaaaaaccaaacaaaacaaaacgacaaCAATGAAAACTGTCTTGtggcatacacctataatcctagacTTGGAGGTTTGGcaggatgatcaggagttcaaggccatcctccgaTACTAAGTTTAAGGCCAGGTAGGGACACATGATACCCTGTTCTCAAAAAATTGGCCATCTGAATTGCTGAGATGGCTCCGtggataaaggtgtttgctgcctaATCTGAAGACCTAAATTCAGTCCCTGAAAACTTACTGTGAAGGACAGCGTCCACCCCAGAACTGTCCTCCAGcccccacatacacactgtggcatggcatgtgtgcacttgctcactctctcacacacattaaaTACTCAACTAAACACACGTGCACCGACAAGGCAGCAAGAAGGGATGGAGAAGATGCCCGCTCCTCAAGCTGCGAGGCTGCATTAAATCCGGATGCACACCTAGAATGGCGTCTGATCAGATTAGGCATCCCTCTCATTACTGCACCAGACGACGCCCTTTCCGTGATCTTATTTAGTTCTCAAATCAAATCTCTGCTTTATTTCATTATCCCTGTTTTATATATCGAGGAAACAGGCTTAGAGATGCTAAGAAAGCTGGGGCCAAAAGCATAGCTCTATTCCAGACAGGCTATTCACTCGGACGGGCAAGAGATGTGtcaaagacaaaaataagaagTTGCTAAGCATCCAGGGCTAAAAGCAGATCCAGGCCGTGATTAGTCCATCAGCAGCATCCTGGAAGAAACAGAAGTCACGGTGAAACAGCTTCTGTTCTATGCTAGGCACAGTACTGCACGCCATTCCTTTCCCAGTCTAAGAAAGAGGCTTCATTTTCCTCATCAGGATATTAAAGCCTTATCCAAGGTAggctcaggaggaggagggaggaccaCCAGCAAGGAGGGCAAGGAAAGATGAAGGAGACCACTTTAGTGCAGGACAAGAGAGCCCTGTCACGGACCCATGCTCTGGAGGCAGTCACACCAATGGGTGTCTCTGGAGAGGAAACTCAGGGCTTCTTAGGACCCAGCCATGGGTCAGTGTCAAACAGGACAGTCAGATCAGTCCGGGGCAGACAGTGCTCTTGAATGCATATTTTGTATCTGGGGACCTGATAAACCTTAAAGTCCACAcattccttttattattatttatctacttatttctAGAAAGAGTCTTATATCTTAGCAGGCCTCCAACTCACTACCCAGCTGGTGACCTTGagccttctgatcctcctgcctccacctccaggagGTGTGGCCCACCAGTTTCACAGGGTGCTgcagatcaaactcaggacttttgGGGGGGTGGGCCTCACCAACGGAGCCTCATCCGGACCCCAGACCTCccttttttgagataagagtctCACTCTGGCTGCAACCAGAACTTTTAGCAATCTGCCTGCCTTAGCCTCCAAGAACCAGGATTGTGGGCATGAGCCACTACACCTGGCCTGGCATCTTTAAAAACCTTtttactggggctggagaaaccgctcagttgttaagagcacttactgctcttccagaagaccagagtttgactcccagcacctgGCTCACCGCTTCCCCATAACTTTAGCTCCAGGGGGATTCAACACCTCTGGCCTAGGTAGGCACTTGCACTCATgcgcatgcacaaacacacacacacagttttccaagtggtggtgcacacctttaatcccagcactcaggaggcagaggcaggtggttggAGGGCagctagtctacagagcaagttccaggacagccagggctacatgaagaaactctcaaaaaacaaaacaaaacaaaacaaaacaaaaaacaaataaagcaaaccTTTCATTTACTATGTGCATACATACCACAGCATGTGGGTGGAGCTCAGGACCAACGTCAGAGTGTTGCCTGATCTTCCTTTGTGGGACTAGGATGGCCACGGCCCAGCTGAGCCTTGTAGCTTCCAGGGCTGTTATACTGCAGGTGTCCTTCCTTCTCTTGATGTTCACTGAGATGCAAGAGCAAACGGGCATCAGGTACCAAATTCTCACTGTGTCCTCATCAGCTCACTGTCTCCTCTCTTGTTCATCAGAACGAGCCCATTTTGATTTGGCATTCAAAGAAGAGACCAAATGTCAGCACCAGGTAAGATTTGAACCTGTCAGttttccagtctcttgaggaccCATCGACTGCCCCAGTAATACTAGGCCTGTCATTAGTCCCAGCTGCAGCTTCAAGTACCATTCCTCCTATATCTACCCCACTAGCAGGACCTGTGTGGATTCCCCTCTGAACTGCTGACAGTGACAAGATGTTCTTAGGGATTTCAAATCCAACAAGCCCCAAATAACTGTGTTGTGAtccatctgcatcccttactaccTGTGATGGGTAccctggttgtcagcttgactacatctACCATTAACTAAAACCCAGTGGCTGGATTCACCTGTGAggggtttttctgtttttctttctttttttttttttttctttttccttgtttttgttattggtttggtttggggggtgttgtttgtttgttttgttttgtcttttttttttcaagacagggtttcttgggaaaccttggcctcgaactcagaaatctgcctgcctctgcctcccaagtgctgggattaaaggcgtgcaccaccaccgcctggcctccattaatttttcaagacagggtttctctgtgtagcattggctgtcctggaactcgatccatagactagactggcctcaaactcacagagatccgcctgcctctgcctcctgagtgccaggattaaaagtCATGTGATATGCCACTACTCCCTGGCTTCAGGATAAGTGATATCTATGGTAGCATGATCCATGTGGTCCTTTGGTATTATCTAATCAATCATGGTATTTCCAGGCATGAAATAGGTAAATctagggctggcgagatggctcagtggttaagagcactgactgatcttctggaggttctgagttcaaatcccagcaaccacgtgctggcttataaccatctgcaatgggctctgatgccctcttctggtgtgtttgaagactacaacaatgtactcacatatataaaataaatctttttaaaaaagaaatagataagtctgtatttttatttggtCTATATAAGtagaaaaattctcaaacaaatgaaagaaagactaTATTGGGTGGTGGCAAAAGGGAATCTCAGTATATGAACCAATTTCTAGGCTTGAGTCAATTTGCAGACCCAGAATGAAGAGATAGCCAGGTTCCCCTAAGGAAGAGGAACCTTGATAAAATACCTAAAGTTTTACTGTTAGCACTTTGTCAGTCCTTCCTTCCCCACAGGAACCTATAGCCTTTTACAAGGGTAACTGTACACTGGGGGCAAGAAAACAGATCCTCTGGTACTGGTTCTGGATGTTGATGTCCAGAGATTCCATGGGCATTATGGCCCTTCAGTTAAAGCAGAGGCTTATGGAGGTCAGGTGATTAATGGAGCATTGGGCCTACTCACAGTAGGTCCAGTAGGTCTCCAAACTTATAGTTATTTTCCCAGCCCTAGAATGTATAATCGGGATGGATATACTTAGAAGTTGGCAGAATTCTCATATTGGTTCCCTGACCTGTGGAGAGAGGGCTGTTATGGTTGGCAAGGGTAACCAGAAGCCTTTAAAGTTGCCTCTGCCAAGGAAAATAGTGAATCAAAAACATTGCATCTCTGGAAGAATTGCAGAAATTACTGCCATCATCAAGGACTTGGAAGATGCAAGGTGGTAGTTCCTACCCACTTCCTTTTAACTCCCCCATATGggcagtgcagaagacagaatggttgTGGAGAATGACAGTTGACTATTGAAAATTCAATCAGGTAGTGACTCAGATTGCAGCTGCTGTACCAGATGTGGTGATCTTGAG is a window of Arvicanthis niloticus isolate mArvNil1 chromosome 26, mArvNil1.pat.X, whole genome shotgun sequence DNA encoding:
- the Cenatac gene encoding centrosomal AT-AC splicing factor isoform X3, whose amino-acid sequence is MAPPQRCPLCRQTFFCGRGHVYSHKHQRQLKVALERLLPQVEAARRAIRAAQVERYVPEHDRCCWCPCCGCEVRKHLSHGNLTVLHGGLLEHLASPEHKKATNKFWWENKANAQMKEKFLISSQDYARFKKSMVKGLDSYEEKEDEVIKEMAAQIREVEQSRQEVVRSVLEPQAESDPEEGSSAPESWKATNGHVASSSQQVSHLALQPVAELDWMETGQHLTFIGHQDTPGVGNIHSGATPPWMIQEEEHSSGSLPIGPSYEEFLKEKEKQKLKKLPPDRVGANFDHSSNTSAGWLPSFGRVWNNGRRWQSRHQFKTEAATRSKQPRKGKS
- the Cenatac gene encoding centrosomal AT-AC splicing factor isoform X2 — encoded protein: MAPPQRCPLCRQTFFCGRGHVYSHKHQRQLKVALERLLPQVEAARRAIRAAQVERYVPEHDRCCWCPCCGCEVRKHLSHGNLTVLHGGLLEHLASPEHKKATNKFWWENKANAQMKEKFLISSQDYARFKKSMVKGLDSYEEKEDEVIKEMAAQIREVEQSRQEVVRSVLEPQAESDPEEGSSAPESWKATNGLAPLSFSHVASSSQQVSHLALQPVAELDWMETGQHLTFIGHQDTPGVGNIHSGTFLSSVSGSARLSFGFCCLDSSISASPSAVIEVCITMPSYFDTG
- the Cenatac gene encoding centrosomal AT-AC splicing factor isoform X1; translation: MAPPQRCPLCRQTFFCGRGHVYSHKHQRQLKVALERLLPQVEAARRAIRAAQVERYVPEHDRCCWCPCCGCEVRKHLSHGNLTVLHGGLLEHLASPEHKKATNKFWWENKANAQMKEKFLISSQDYARFKKSMVKGLDSYEEKEDEVIKEMAAQIREVEQSRQEVVRSVLEPQAESDPEEGSSAPESWKATNGLAPLSFSHVASSSQQVSHLALQPVAELDWMETGQHLTFIGHQDTPGVGNIHSGATPPWMIQEEEHSSGSLPIGPSYEEFLKEKEKQKLKKLPPDRVGANFDHSSNTSAGWLPSFGRVWNNGRRWQSRHQFKTEAATRSKQPRKGKS